The genomic DNA AAGGGGCGTGTCGCGCCACTGGTGGTCGAGGTGCCGATGGACGACCTCTGTCGTGAACTCGAGCTGCTTTCTCGGAAGCTGGGGGGCGTCGATTACAAGGCGCTGCTTCGCGGTGAGAACCCCACCCCGCAGAAAAACCTCGATGCCCGCTTCGACATGTTCCGGATCGGCGATGACGTCGCCAGCCGCAACATCCACGCGGGCATTTACGATGCCTACGCGACGGAGTGCTCGTCTGACGCAAAGCCAAGGCGGCGGTGCCTGGCACCGCCGCCCGTTGGAAGGCGTACTGAACAGCTTGGAATGCTACGACGTTACTGCTGCGGCTGTTCGGTACCCTGCTGCATCGGCTGCGCCGGTGCAGTAGTCGTGGTCGAAGAGGTCGTCGACGTGTCAACCGGCTGGTTGGCGTTCTGTTCGGCAACCTGCTGCGCCTTCGTCTTGAACTCCGGAGCCGACTTCAGCGTATCGGCGGTTTCGGTGGTCGTCAGCTTCAGCTTGTCCGTGTTGGGCTGCTCGGCGATCGTGATGCGATCAAACGGAACCGCTACGTCCTTTTCGCCGAGACCCAGGAAGCCGCCGACACCGATTACGGCCGCTTCCACGCCGCCATCCTTCTTCATGATCAGGTCGTTGATCTCGCCGATGCTTTCGTCACCGGCATTGTAGACGCTCTGGCCGATATAGGTGCTGGTTGCGATCTGGTCGCTTGCCTGCTCGGTCAGATAGGTGGCGTCCGATTGCGCCATATCAGCGGTCTTGGTTTCCGTGATCGGCGGCTTCGTTTCAGCCTGATCGGCCGGAGCCATGGCGTCCGGGGCGGGCTGCGCCGGCTGCATTGTCTGCGGCTGTTCCATCGGCTTGGTTGCGTCCTGCGCGAAAGCCACCGGGGCGACAGTAAGACCCGCGAAGAGCGCGCCGGCTGCGACGGTTGTTACGAGTTTCTTGATCATCTCAAACTGCCTTTCCTTGACGTTTCGATCAGGGCGCGGCCTGGCTTCTGCCGCCAGGTCGACCGCGCCGGTGATATGGTGTCAACGCCCGGGAGCCCGAACGGTTCCGGAAAAAATAGTCAAAGTTTCAGGTCGAAAGGTCCGTTGCCGGTGAACGTGACCCTCGTCCGCGATTTTCCAAGGATTGTCGGCAATCTCGCGCGGACATGTATTTTGGATTTCGAATATATGTATTTTAGTGATCAATTATGTACTTTGGGTCATTCATGAATTCTTGAGCGTTCTTGTCGATACTTGGCAGATGGCAGGAAATAGCGCGCAGCGTCGTCACCCTGTTATCCCGGGATGGTTTTCGATGTTTTTGCCGCGCCGCTTTCTTTCTGTTTCCTTGCTCTCCGTTCTGGCGATGGCCGGCCTCGTTCTGATCGAGCGCAATCTTTTTGGGCTGCGCTATTTTTCGGAACGGGTTCCTGGCGTCGAGCCCTACAATCTCTGGCATGCCTGGGTGGCGCTGAGCCTGTCACTCGCGGCGGTTCAGGGCTTTACCCGCGATGCCGCCTGGCTGGGCGCGCCGGAGCTGCGGCTGGCGTCCGGCCGCGAGCTTGGGCTTTGTGTCGCCGGCTGGATGCTCGCCGTGCTGATGGCGCTGGTGTTCGTTGCCGATCCCCTCGGTTTCAGCCTTCTGGCGCGTGAAGACGGCCTGGTCGAATGGGCCTCTGCCCTGCTGATCTTCATCGCCAGCGGTTTCTTTGCGTTTGCTGCCGTCGGGCAACTGCGCGTGGCCCGTTCAGGAATGGGACGTCGCGCCTGGATGGCCGCGGCTTTTGCAGCGCTTCTGGCGCTTTGCTTCTTCGTGGTCGGCATGGAGGAGATATCCTGGATGCAGCGCGTCTTCGGTATCGCCACGCCGGAGGGCCTGCTCGCGCTCAACAAGCAGCAGGAATTGAACCTGCACAACATCTCCACCGGCTTCTCGGAACTGCTCTACTACACCGGCAGCTTCTTCCTTTTGACGCTGGCGCCCTTCGTCTGGCTCTATCTGCGCAAGAGCATCAGCCTTGGTCGGCTCGATGCTTTTGCGCCGAGCGTGCTGGTGCTGGCGGCAAGCGCCCCGATGGCCGCCTTCAACAGCGACAACTGGAGCATGTTGCCGACGCAGATGATGGTGATGATGACCGTGATCATACTGCTGATGGTTGCCGATATCGCGCTGAGGGCAGGGCACTGGCGCGAGTTCATCGTGCTGACGGCAGGCGCCATTCTGATCGTCGCGATCCAGGAGCTGTTCATTCTCCAGGCTTCCACGCTCGTGCGCCTTTGGGACCCGACCGAGTACAAGGAGTTTTTCATTGCGCTCGGGCTCGCCATCTACGGCTTTGAAACCTGGTCGCGACTGCGTTCGCCGGCCGCAAGGCTTTCGCCGTTGGGCTCCCGTCCCCTGGCCGGATAAAAATACCCCGCCTGACGGGCGGGGTATTTGAAACGCGTCTGCCTCGAACTGCGTCCGAAGCCGTCAGTGGCTTTCGCGCAGCACTTCGCTGCCGCTGCCGCCGACGAGGAAGTCGAGGTCCGCACCCTTGTCTGCCTGCAGCACCGTGTCCTGGTAGAGCTTGTAGTAGCCGCGGGTCCATTTCTGCGGCGGCGCCTGCCAGGCGGCCATGCGCGTGGCAAACTCTTCCTCGCTGATCATCAGGTTGAGCTCGCCCTTCATCGCGTCGAGGCGGATGCGGTCGCCGGTCTTGACGATGGCGAGCGGCCCGCCGGCATTCGATTCCGGGCTGACATGCAGGACCACGGTGCCGAAGGCGGTACCGGACATGCGGGCGTCGGACACGCGCACCATGTCGCGCACGCCCTTTTCGACGAGGCGCCGCGGGATCGGCATGTTGCCGACCTCGGCCATTCCCGGATAGCCCTTGGGTCCGCAGCCCTTGAGCACGAGGATCGTGTCTTCGGTCACCGGCAGGTCCGGATCGTCAATCTTCGCCTTCAGCTCCTCGATCGTCTCGAAGACATAGGCCGGACCTTCATGGACGAGGAGATGCTCGCTTGCGGCCGACGGCTTGATGACGGCGCCGTTTGGGGCAAGGTTGCCCTTGAGCACGCGAATGCCGGCGGCAGCCCGCAGCGGATTGTCGAGGGGGCGGATGACGTCGTCGTTGTAGACTTCGGCATCCTCCCAGTATTTGCTGATCGGCACGCCGAAGACTGTCGGCGCGTCGGCATGCAGCAGATGCTGTATGCGGTTCATCACCGCCGGCAGGCCGCCGGCATAGGCGAGGTCTTCGATCAGATACTTGCCGGACGGCATGCAGTTGACGATGCACGGCACCTGGCTGCCGACGCGGTCGAAATCTTCAAGACAGAGATCAACGCCGGCGCGGCCGGCGATCGCCAGCATGTGCACGACGGCATTGGTCGAGCCGCCGACGGCGGCGTTGGCAATGATGCCGTTCTCGAAATTCTTCTTGGTCAGCACCTTCGACAGGCGCAGGTCTTCATGCACCATCTCGACGATGCGTTTGCCGGTCATGTGCGACAGCGCCATGCGGCGGGCGTCGACGGCCGGCAGCGCCGCATTGGTCGGCAGCGACAGGCCCATCGCCTCGACGATCGACGCCATGGTGGTGGCCGTGCCCATCGTCATGCACACACCCGGTGAGCGCGACATGCCGCTTTCTGCCGCCATGAATTCCTGCATGCTCATATCACCGGCGCGTACGGCCTCGGAGAACTTCCAGACATCCGTGCCGGAGCCGATGTCCTTGCCCTTCCACTTGCCGTTCAGCATCGGGCCGGAGGAGACGACGATCGTCGGCAGGTCGACCGACGCCGCACCCATCAACTGGCCGGGGGTTGTCTTGTCGCAGCCGCCGAGCAGCACCACGCCGTCGATGCCATAGGCGCGGATCGCCTCTTCGACATCCATGGCAAGCAGATTGCGAAAGAGCATCGCGGTCGGGCGCATCTGCGTCTCGCCGAGCGAAGACACCGGGAACTCGACCGGGAAACCGCCGGCCTCCCACACGCCACGCTTCACGCCCTCTGCCAGAATGCGCAGATGGCTGTTGCAGGGCGTGAGTTCCGACCAGGTGTTGCAAATGCCGATAATCGGGCGGCCGTCGAAAACGTGGTCCGGAAATCCCTGGTTCTTCATCCAGGAGCGATGGATAAACCCATCCTTGTCGGTGCCGCCGTACCAGTGACGGCTGCGCAGTTCTTTCTTCTTGTCGCTCATGCGAGCTTCCTCCTCACCATGCGATCAAACGCGTGGCTGAATTGTATGACTTTTTATTGGCGCTTCGCCAAGAGTTACTCGGCCAAGAATTTCCGGTCAGAGACGGAAAGACGGTTCGAACCGGCCCTTGACACTGACGCCGAGATCGAAGGCCTTGCCGGCATGCGGGTCCGCCGCACGCGTTGCCTCGTCCATGTCCTGCCAGGCGGATGTCACCAGCATGCGGTCGGCCTTCGCTCCGATGAAGGCGGTACAGCTCGGCTGGCTCGTCGGCACGGCGTAGCGCGCGATGCGCGCGCCGTCGGGGCGGTAGACATCGACCGTGCCGCTGCCCCAGCGGGCGTTCCAGATCAGGCCGTCGGCATCGCACACGGAGCCGTCGATACCGCCAGCTTCGCCACTGCCGTCGACGAGCAGGCTCGGTTCGCCTTTCGGCAGCCCGGTCGCGGCGTCGATATCGACGCGCATCAGGTGATTGATGTCGGTATCGACGAAATAGGCGACGGTTCCATCCGGCGAGAAGCAGATGCTGTTGGGAATGGTGATGGCGGCATAGAGCTTCGTCACCTTGCTGCCGGCGACGTGATAGATCGCGCCGGAGCCCTTTTCGGCGCTGCGGCCCATGGTGCCGATCCAGAGCGAACCGGACGCATGAACCCGGCCGTCGTTCGAGCGATTGATGGGTTCGTCCTCAAGCGTGGTCAGCAGGCTGAAGGCACCGGTCCGCGTATCCCGGATGAAGAGGCCCTGGTCGGAGGCGATCAGCTGCCGGGTCGGATCGATGACGGCGAGCACGCTGCCGAGGAAGGGTAGGGCGTGCACGGACTTGCGCCCGCTTTCGAGGTGCAGTTCATGCAGTTCCTGGCCCTTAATGTTGAACCACCAGGCAGTGCCGGTGGCCGGGTCATAGGTCGGACCTTCGCCGAGGATCGACGTCGCTTCGCAGAGAATGCTGCCGGAAAAGGGGATGGTGTCGCTCATCAGCGCGCTCCGTAGACGGCGTCGTAGGCCTTGATGGTGGCAACGGCGCGCTCGCGCACTTCAGCCGCGCTCATGCCGGGCTTGTAGAGGCTGGAACCAAGACCGAAGCTGCGGATGCCGGCCTTGGCATAGTCGCCGAAATTCGCGTCCGAAACGCCACCGACGGCAGCGATTTCCAGCTCTGGCGGCAGGATCGCGCGGATCGCGGTGATGCCGGACGGGCCGAGCACGCTTGCCGGGAAGAACTTGAGGCCGGTGGCGCCCGCCGCCGCGGCCGAAAGCGCCTCGGTCGGGGTGAGCACGCCTGGCATGGTCACCATGCCCTTTTTGGCGGCGAGAGAAATCACCGCCGGCTCGACATTGGGGCTCACCATCAGGCGGCCGCCGACATCGGCGAGTTGTTCCACCTGTGTCGTCGTCAGCACCGTGCCGGCGCCGATCAGGCATCCCTCGGGCGCCATCTTCACTGCCGTCTCGATCGAGCGGAACGGATCGGGCGAATTCAGCGGGATCTCGATCGCGGAGAAGCCGGTCTCGATCAGGGCACCAACGACGCCTGCGGTTTCCTCGGGCTTGAGGCCGCGCAGGATCGCGATCAGCGGGTACTTCATCGACGGAAAGGGAATGCGGGTCATGAGCGTGTCTTTCGTTCAGAGGGGCCAGATCGCCTGGGCGGCGGTCGAAAGGCCGGAGCGGACGGCCGTGTCGGCATCGACCACCTGAAGAGGGCAGTCGAGGCTTTCGAGCGCAGCCTGATAAAGCGTACCAAGGGATCCGGAGGCGACGAGGCAGATGCTGTCGATCGTCTTGGCTGAAGCCAACGCGCCGGCGATCTCCAGGCCGATCAGCGTGCCCGACAGCAATGCCTTGGCGTCGGTCGCGCTTGCGCCGTGCAGCAATTGGCCTGAGCGCGCGCCGAAGATCAGGCTGGTGGCGAGCGCCGGATTTGTGCGTGCCTCGGCCACCGCCGCCGCAAAGGCGGGATGATCGCCGGTAAACGCATGCGCGTCGGCGATCGAGTGGCTGAGGATCGAGTGCTTGGAGATCACGTCGAACAATTCGCCGGTCATGAAGGTGGAAAAGCCGCTGACGGCGCCGTCTTCGAGCCGCACCCATTTGCTGTGTGTGCCCGGCATGCAGACGAGATGTAGACCGCGACCGAGGTCGCTTGCCGCGCCGAGCAATTGCGTCTCCTCGCCGCGCATCACATCCGGGTGCCGCCGATCACGCTGCGCCAGACCCGGCAGGATACGGATGTCGCGATCGAGATCCGGCACTGCCACGGCATGGGAGGCGATATCGGCGAGCGCGGCCGGCGTATCGAGGTAGCCGGCCTCCACCCAACCCTGCTTGGCCCCGGCCATGCCGCAGATGATCGCCGGCAGGTGGCCTGGCGCATCGACGGCGGCCAGGTGCTTTTCGAGGATCGCATGGAACCCGGCCTTGTTGGCCGTGGTCATGCCTTCGCCGCTTCGGCGCTCGGCGAGCACCGAGCCGTCCTCGCCGATGATCCACAGCCGGAAACTCGTGGTTCCCCAGTCGACCGCGGCATAATAGGCTGCCGTCATCAAAGTGCGCCTCCATCGATGATCATTGTTTGCGCGGTCATGCCCGACGAGCACGCCGACGCGAGAAAAAGGCAAGGGCCGACGAGATCGTCGGCGGTGAGGCTGCGCTTCAGGCACTGCCGTTCCTGCATGCCGGCGATTGCCGCGTCGCTCAGCCACAGCCGTTTCTGGCGCTCGGTGACGATCATGCCGGGCAGGATCGCGTTGACGCGGATGTTGTCCTGGCCGAGCTTTCCGGCGAGCGATTTGGTCAGGCCGACGATCGCGGCTTTCGCCGTCGCATAGGCCGGGATTTCGGCCATGTTGAGCAGATAGGCGATCGACGAGAAATTGACAATCGACCCGCCGCCGGCTTCGCGCATATGCGGCGCAACCGCCTGGCTCATGAAGAAGAGGTGCCTGAGGTTGACCGCCTGGCTCTCGTCCCAGCTCTCTTCGGTCACGCTTTCCAGTGGCTCGCGATCGTCGCGCGCCGCATTGTTGACGAGCACGTGGAGCGCGCCGAGAGCGGCCGCCGCAGTCTGCGCGGCCTTTTTTACCGCTTCGATGTCGCGCAAATCGGCGGGAATATAGACCGGTGCCGTGCTTGCCTTGATGGCGAGCCTTTCGACGAGGTCGAGGCTTGCCCTCTCGTCGATATCGACGAAGGCCACCCGTGCACCCTGGTCGACGAAACCCTCGACAAGCGCTGCGCCAATGCCGGAACCGCCACCGGTGACCAGCACCGCGCGGTCTTTGAGATCATGAAATTGTGCCTTCGGCACCGGCATATTCCTGTATCCCCGATCAGTCCTATGGTGAAGATTTGTTCCATTATTTGGAACTTGATTTTATTATATGGAATTATCACGTCGAAGCGTCTACCTTGTCAAGGTCGCGCGCCCGATCGCGCGACTGCAATCGGAAACAAACAAGCGAGCGACGATGACGGATGAAGCGGCAGGCGGAGGGGACGAAGTGCGTGCGGAGGCTGGCACGGGCACGCTCGGCAAGGCAATCACCGTCCTGGAAGCGGTGGTCACCGCCGATGGCCCGCAGCGTTTTACCGATATTCTCGCCCGGTCCGGCCAGCCGCGCGGCACGTTGTACCGGCTGCTCAGCCATCTGGTCGAGGAAGGACTGCTGATCCAGCGCCGCGACCTCTCCTATGAGCCTGGCCTTCGGCTGCTGACGCTGGCCTATCGTTCCTGGTCCGCCAATCGCTTTCGCGACGTTGCCGAGCCTCACCTGCAGCGATTGCACGAACTGACCGGTGAGACCGTGCATCTCGGCATTCTGCGCGAGACCGAGATCGTCTATGTCGACAAGGTAGAAAGCCGCCAGACGGTGCGCATGAGTTCGCAGATCGGCAAGGCGTCGCCGGCCTATTGCACTGGCATCGGCAAGGCGGCCCTGTCCTTGCTTGGACAGCCGGAGTTGGAAGGTATTTTGGCCCGAACCGAGTTTCAGGCCTTCACGCCGCACACCCATCGCTCGGCCGCCACCTTGCTGGCGGAGATCGAGGAAATCCGGCGCGACGGCCACGCCTTCGACCGCGAGGAACATGAAACGGAGATCCGCTGCGTTGCAGCACCTATCCTCATTCCCGGCAGCGAACTTGCGGCCGGCCTGTCGGTGACCGGGCCCGCCTATCGGGTGACCATGGAACAATTGTCGGCCTGGGCGGCAGCGGTTCGGGCAGCGGCGCAAGCGGTTGGCGAGGACGCGGCGATCCGTCTTGGGCCCGGCCGTGGTGGACCTTGAATTCACTTTACGGTAAATTAGAAACATCGACTGGACGTGGCGCGTCTCGCTCGATAGCTTTAATATATCAGACTCAGGTTCGTGGATGGTCTTAGTCTGGTTCGTTTTTGGTATTGGTATAAATTTTTGACGTGATCTTCATGCGGCGTCAGCGGCCGGTTCCCGCATGGAACCGGATGTGGAAAAGGGCGGAAGATGATTGATTTCAGCGCGAATTTGTCGGCGTTGGCGCTTCCTGATGGGCGAACCATCCGTGGGCCGATTTGTTGCGAAGAGGATATCAGGCGCGTGATCGCCCAGGTTGCGGATTCCTACGGTTTCCGTGGTTTCCTGGTGCTTGCCATTCCGGAAACGGAGAGCAACAGCCTGTCCGTCAACGCCTTGATGACGAACTACCCGGCCGCCTTTCTCAAAGGCTATGACAGTGCCGGCTTGATCAATGGCAGCCCGGTGATCCAGCGGCTTCGGCGCAGCACCATCCCCTTTACCTACGACGCGCACCAGCTTGCGCGCCGCCGAGCCGACGGCAAGGGCGATGCGGCGGTCTGCGTCTTCGAGCAGGCGAACATGCCGCGCGGCCTCTATCTGCCGGTGCACGATGCGAGCGGCCACCGCGCCGCGATCGCCTTTGGCGGCGACCGTCCCGTGGTTTCCAATGACGAGCTTCAGGAGCTCAACCTTTGGGCCGGCGTGCTCTACAGCAAATACATGGAGGTGCGCGATCGCGACAAGCGCGGTGCGGGAAGCCTTTCACGCCGCGAGGTCGAGTGCCTGCGCTGGGCGGC from Ensifer adhaerens includes the following:
- a CDS encoding SDR family NAD(P)-dependent oxidoreductase, yielding MPVPKAQFHDLKDRAVLVTGGGSGIGAALVEGFVDQGARVAFVDIDERASLDLVERLAIKASTAPVYIPADLRDIEAVKKAAQTAAAALGALHVLVNNAARDDREPLESVTEESWDESQAVNLRHLFFMSQAVAPHMREAGGGSIVNFSSIAYLLNMAEIPAYATAKAAIVGLTKSLAGKLGQDNIRVNAILPGMIVTERQKRLWLSDAAIAGMQERQCLKRSLTADDLVGPCLFLASACSSGMTAQTMIIDGGAL
- a CDS encoding 2-dehydro-3-deoxygalactonokinase, with translation MMTAAYYAAVDWGTTSFRLWIIGEDGSVLAERRSGEGMTTANKAGFHAILEKHLAAVDAPGHLPAIICGMAGAKQGWVEAGYLDTPAALADIASHAVAVPDLDRDIRILPGLAQRDRRHPDVMRGEETQLLGAASDLGRGLHLVCMPGTHSKWVRLEDGAVSGFSTFMTGELFDVISKHSILSHSIADAHAFTGDHPAFAAAVAEARTNPALATSLIFGARSGQLLHGASATDAKALLSGTLIGLEIAGALASAKTIDSICLVASGSLGTLYQAALESLDCPLQVVDADTAVRSGLSTAAQAIWPL
- a CDS encoding PRC-barrel domain-containing protein, which gives rise to MIKKLVTTVAAGALFAGLTVAPVAFAQDATKPMEQPQTMQPAQPAPDAMAPADQAETKPPITETKTADMAQSDATYLTEQASDQIATSTYIGQSVYNAGDESIGEINDLIMKKDGGVEAAVIGVGGFLGLGEKDVAVPFDRITIAEQPNTDKLKLTTTETADTLKSAPEFKTKAQQVAEQNANQPVDTSTTSSTTTTAPAQPMQQGTEQPQQ
- a CDS encoding IlvD/Edd family dehydratase, which translates into the protein MSDKKKELRSRHWYGGTDKDGFIHRSWMKNQGFPDHVFDGRPIIGICNTWSELTPCNSHLRILAEGVKRGVWEAGGFPVEFPVSSLGETQMRPTAMLFRNLLAMDVEEAIRAYGIDGVVLLGGCDKTTPGQLMGAASVDLPTIVVSSGPMLNGKWKGKDIGSGTDVWKFSEAVRAGDMSMQEFMAAESGMSRSPGVCMTMGTATTMASIVEAMGLSLPTNAALPAVDARRMALSHMTGKRIVEMVHEDLRLSKVLTKKNFENGIIANAAVGGSTNAVVHMLAIAGRAGVDLCLEDFDRVGSQVPCIVNCMPSGKYLIEDLAYAGGLPAVMNRIQHLLHADAPTVFGVPISKYWEDAEVYNDDVIRPLDNPLRAAAGIRVLKGNLAPNGAVIKPSAASEHLLVHEGPAYVFETIEELKAKIDDPDLPVTEDTILVLKGCGPKGYPGMAEVGNMPIPRRLVEKGVRDMVRVSDARMSGTAFGTVVLHVSPESNAGGPLAIVKTGDRIRLDAMKGELNLMISEEEFATRMAAWQAPPQKWTRGYYKLYQDTVLQADKGADLDFLVGGSGSEVLRESH
- a CDS encoding LuxR family transcriptional regulator, whose product is MIDFSANLSALALPDGRTIRGPICCEEDIRRVIAQVADSYGFRGFLVLAIPETESNSLSVNALMTNYPAAFLKGYDSAGLINGSPVIQRLRRSTIPFTYDAHQLARRRADGKGDAAVCVFEQANMPRGLYLPVHDASGHRAAIAFGGDRPVVSNDELQELNLWAGVLYSKYMEVRDRDKRGAGSLSRREVECLRWAAAGKTTSEMAKILALSEYTVNHYLNRATRKLDSVNRVQTVAKAVRAGLIN
- a CDS encoding IclR family transcriptional regulator, with product MTDEAAGGGDEVRAEAGTGTLGKAITVLEAVVTADGPQRFTDILARSGQPRGTLYRLLSHLVEEGLLIQRRDLSYEPGLRLLTLAYRSWSANRFRDVAEPHLQRLHELTGETVHLGILRETEIVYVDKVESRQTVRMSSQIGKASPAYCTGIGKAALSLLGQPELEGILARTEFQAFTPHTHRSAATLLAEIEEIRRDGHAFDREEHETEIRCVAAPILIPGSELAAGLSVTGPAYRVTMEQLSAWAAAVRAAAQAVGEDAAIRLGPGRGGP
- a CDS encoding 2-dehydro-3-deoxy-6-phosphogalactonate aldolase, with translation MTRIPFPSMKYPLIAILRGLKPEETAGVVGALIETGFSAIEIPLNSPDPFRSIETAVKMAPEGCLIGAGTVLTTTQVEQLADVGGRLMVSPNVEPAVISLAAKKGMVTMPGVLTPTEALSAAAAGATGLKFFPASVLGPSGITAIRAILPPELEIAAVGGVSDANFGDYAKAGIRSFGLGSSLYKPGMSAAEVRERAVATIKAYDAVYGAR
- a CDS encoding SMP-30/gluconolactonase/LRE family protein — translated: MSDTIPFSGSILCEATSILGEGPTYDPATGTAWWFNIKGQELHELHLESGRKSVHALPFLGSVLAVIDPTRQLIASDQGLFIRDTRTGAFSLLTTLEDEPINRSNDGRVHASGSLWIGTMGRSAEKGSGAIYHVAGSKVTKLYAAITIPNSICFSPDGTVAYFVDTDINHLMRVDIDAATGLPKGEPSLLVDGSGEAGGIDGSVCDADGLIWNARWGSGTVDVYRPDGARIARYAVPTSQPSCTAFIGAKADRMLVTSAWQDMDEATRAADPHAGKAFDLGVSVKGRFEPSFRL